The following proteins come from a genomic window of Sulfitobacter indolifex:
- a CDS encoding peroxiredoxin-like family protein, with product MTKLTAEQDFPKMDVAKLGGGTLTLGQPQEGRDWQLVVVYRGLHCPICKKYLAQLEKLQSQFHEIGVDVIAVSGDPDEKAKSMAEEDNLTLPIGYDLSLAQMADLGLYISDPRSPQETDRPFAEPATFVINEEGKLQIIDISNAPFARPDLEGLLNGLKFIRDKGYPVRGTHKAA from the coding sequence ATGACCAAATTGACCGCAGAACAAGATTTCCCGAAGATGGACGTGGCCAAACTTGGCGGCGGCACGCTGACCTTGGGCCAACCGCAAGAGGGGCGCGACTGGCAGCTGGTGGTGGTCTACCGTGGCCTACACTGCCCGATCTGCAAAAAATACCTTGCGCAGCTTGAGAAACTGCAAAGCCAGTTTCACGAGATCGGCGTTGATGTGATCGCGGTCTCGGGCGATCCAGATGAAAAGGCCAAATCCATGGCCGAGGAAGACAATCTGACACTGCCCATCGGCTATGATCTGAGCCTCGCGCAGATGGCAGACCTGGGCCTTTATATCTCTGACCCGCGTAGCCCGCAGGAAACCGACCGGCCCTTCGCCGAGCCTGCGACCTTTGTAATTAACGAGGAAGGCAAGCTGCAGATCATCGACATCTCCAACGCGCCCTTTGCGCGCCCCGACTTGGAAGGTCTGCTGAACGGCCTCAAGTTCATCCGCGACAAAGGCTACCCAGTGCGCGGTACCCACAAGGCGGCTTGA
- the ftsW gene encoding putative lipid II flippase FtsW produces the protein MTEMVYGAVPVRDGEPILPKWWRTVDRWALSGVLILFAVGILLGLAASPPLASKNGFDPFHYVQRQAFFGGLALIAMLLTSMMSPTLVRRLAVLGFVLSFVALALLPFFGTDFGKGATRWYSLGFASLQPSEFLKPGFMVAAAWMMAAATEINGPPGKTWSFALCISIVLMLAMQPDFGQACLVLFGWGVMYFVAGAPMVLLVGMAGLVVLAGTFAYSNSEHFARRIDGFLSVDVDPTTQLGYATNAIREGGLFGVGVGEGEVKWSLPDAHTDFIIAVAAEEYGLILVVCIIALYTVVVVRSLLRLVRERDPFIRLAGTGLACTFGVQAMINMGVAVRLLPAKGMTLPFVSYGGSSVIASGIAVGMLLAFTRSRPQGEISDILGRGRR, from the coding sequence ATGACAGAGATGGTCTATGGCGCGGTCCCGGTACGGGATGGTGAACCGATTCTTCCAAAATGGTGGCGTACAGTCGACCGTTGGGCGTTGTCCGGCGTGTTGATTTTGTTTGCCGTTGGCATCTTGCTGGGGCTGGCTGCGTCGCCGCCTTTGGCGTCGAAAAACGGCTTTGATCCCTTCCACTATGTGCAACGGCAAGCGTTCTTCGGCGGATTGGCGTTGATTGCGATGCTATTGACCTCGATGATGTCGCCGACACTGGTCCGGCGTCTAGCAGTGCTGGGGTTTGTCCTTTCCTTCGTGGCGCTGGCCCTGCTGCCCTTCTTTGGCACCGACTTTGGCAAAGGCGCGACGCGCTGGTACTCGCTGGGCTTTGCCTCGCTTCAGCCGTCCGAGTTTCTCAAGCCCGGTTTTATGGTCGCCGCCGCATGGATGATGGCCGCCGCGACCGAGATAAACGGCCCTCCGGGCAAAACTTGGTCCTTTGCGCTGTGTATCTCCATCGTGCTGATGCTGGCGATGCAGCCTGACTTTGGCCAAGCTTGCCTTGTGCTCTTTGGCTGGGGCGTGATGTATTTCGTTGCTGGCGCGCCGATGGTGCTGCTGGTCGGCATGGCAGGGCTGGTGGTTCTGGCAGGCACATTCGCCTACTCCAACTCCGAACACTTCGCGCGGCGTATTGACGGCTTTCTCAGCGTCGATGTCGACCCGACCACCCAGCTTGGCTATGCCACCAATGCCATCCGCGAGGGTGGGCTGTTTGGCGTCGGCGTCGGCGAAGGCGAAGTGAAATGGTCGCTGCCCGACGCGCATACCGATTTTATCATTGCTGTCGCCGCCGAGGAATATGGCCTTATTCTGGTCGTCTGTATCATTGCTCTATATACTGTTGTGGTTGTCCGTTCGCTGCTGCGGTTGGTGCGCGAGCGTGACCCTTTCATCCGGCTGGCCGGAACCGGGCTGGCCTGCACATTCGGAGTACAGGCGATGATTAACATGGGTGTGGCAGTGCGGCTTTTGCCGGCAAAAGGCATGACCTTGCCCTTCGTCAGCTACGGCGGCTCTTCAGTGATTGCCAGCGGCATCGCCGTGGGCATGCTCTTGGCCTTTACCCGCTCACGCCCTCAGGGTGAGATCAGCGACATTCTAGGCCGGGGCCGCCGCTGA
- the murD gene encoding UDP-N-acetylmuramoyl-L-alanine--D-glutamate ligase — protein MIPVQGLEGARVAVLGLGRSGLSAARALQAGGAKVSCWDDDPAARARAEGEGFACVDLNSPGALDKITRLIVSPGIPHLYPAPNPVVAAALVAGVPVDNDIGLFFQSFATLAWDHYDVAPRVVAVTGSNGKSTTSALIHHILEHVGRPCQLAGNIGRGVLDLDPAVDGEVVVLELSSYQTELARALTPDVAVFTNLSPDHLDRHAGMGGYYAAKRRLFAEGGPDRAVIGVDEAEGRFLAGQLSEGPSDDRVIRISAETKLSGPGWQVFARKGFLSEYRRGKQVGSIDLRSIQGLPGAHNHQNACAAYAACRALGLAPRVIEAAFHSFGGLPHRSQTVAEANGVRYVNDSKATNVDSAAKALAAFRNIRWICGGLEKEGGLKGLAEAQGSVRKAYVIGREAAHFAMQLTTEAEVCGTMEKAVARAAAEAEEGDVVLLAPAAASFDQYDNFERRGEDFVAQVQKALAE, from the coding sequence ATGATTCCAGTACAGGGCTTGGAAGGCGCACGCGTGGCGGTGCTGGGGTTGGGCCGCTCTGGCCTGAGCGCGGCACGCGCGTTGCAGGCGGGCGGGGCTAAGGTAAGCTGTTGGGACGATGACCCAGCCGCACGGGCGCGGGCCGAGGGGGAGGGGTTTGCCTGTGTTGATCTCAACAGCCCCGGCGCGCTCGACAAAATCACCCGGCTGATCGTCAGCCCCGGCATTCCACACCTCTATCCTGCGCCGAACCCTGTGGTTGCGGCGGCCCTCGTCGCGGGGGTGCCGGTTGATAATGACATTGGCCTCTTTTTTCAAAGTTTTGCGACACTGGCGTGGGATCACTACGACGTGGCACCGCGCGTCGTGGCCGTGACCGGCTCGAACGGCAAATCCACCACATCGGCGCTGATCCATCACATTCTGGAACATGTCGGGCGGCCCTGCCAATTGGCGGGCAACATCGGGCGCGGCGTGCTGGACCTTGATCCGGCCGTGGATGGCGAAGTCGTTGTGCTGGAACTCAGCAGCTATCAGACCGAACTTGCCCGCGCGCTAACGCCCGATGTGGCAGTGTTCACCAATCTCAGCCCCGACCATCTGGACCGTCACGCAGGCATGGGCGGCTACTATGCCGCGAAGCGCCGGCTGTTTGCCGAAGGCGGGCCAGACCGCGCCGTCATCGGTGTGGATGAGGCCGAGGGCCGCTTTCTGGCGGGCCAGTTGAGCGAGGGGCCAAGCGATGACCGGGTGATCCGCATCAGTGCGGAGACCAAACTCTCCGGCCCCGGCTGGCAGGTCTTTGCCCGCAAAGGGTTTTTGAGCGAATACCGCCGTGGCAAGCAGGTCGGCTCGATCGATCTGCGCAGCATTCAAGGGCTGCCGGGTGCACATAACCACCAGAACGCCTGCGCGGCCTATGCCGCCTGCCGTGCCCTTGGCCTTGCCCCGCGCGTGATCGAGGCGGCGTTTCACAGTTTCGGCGGCTTGCCCCACCGCAGCCAGACCGTGGCCGAGGCAAATGGCGTGCGCTATGTCAACGACAGCAAGGCCACCAATGTCGACAGCGCGGCCAAGGCGCTGGCGGCCTTCCGCAATATCCGCTGGATCTGCGGTGGGTTGGAGAAGGAAGGCGGGCTGAAAGGTCTGGCGGAGGCCCAAGGGTCAGTACGCAAGGCCTATGTCATTGGCCGCGAGGCCGCGCATTTTGCCATGCAGTTGACGACCGAAGCCGAAGTCTGCGGCACGATGGAAAAAGCCGTGGCGCGCGCGGCGGCAGAGGCGGAAGAGGGCGATGTTGTCCTGCTTGCCCCGGCAGCGGCGAGTTTCGATCAATATGATAATTTCGAACGGCGCGGTGAGGATTTCGTTGCGCAGGTGCAAAAGGCGCTGGCGGAGTAG
- a CDS encoding BaiN/RdsA family NAD(P)/FAD-dependent oxidoreductase produces the protein MQVDTAIIGAGAAGMMCAAHAGGRVLIIDHAKAPGEKIRISGGGRCNFTNMYCEPQAFLSQNPHFAKSALARYTQWDFIELVDRHGIAWHEKTLGQLFCDTSAKEIIAMLRGLMQQAGVDLQLQSSASNFAGVDGHFTFDLQMPDKKVEVTARNLVIATGGKSIPKMGATGVAYDIARQFGLKVTDTRAGLVPFTFAEGRFAPLAGVATPARITAGTTGFDEALLFTHRGLSGPAVLQASSYWHEGEAITVNLAPEGTLLGALRDQRQQSGRRNFTTILAQHLPSRLVEYLGQEFDLSGNLADWSDARLTNFVDALQNWQLHPGGTEGYRTAEVTLGGVDTDELSSKTMAAKDVPGLYFIGEAVDVTGWLGGYNFQWAWSSGMAAARAIGG, from the coding sequence ATGCAAGTCGATACAGCCATTATCGGAGCCGGTGCCGCCGGCATGATGTGCGCCGCCCACGCGGGCGGGCGTGTGTTGATCATCGACCATGCGAAAGCGCCGGGCGAAAAGATCCGCATCTCGGGCGGCGGGCGCTGCAACTTCACCAATATGTATTGCGAGCCGCAGGCATTCCTGAGCCAGAACCCGCATTTCGCCAAATCTGCGCTGGCGCGCTATACCCAGTGGGATTTTATCGAGCTTGTCGATCGCCACGGCATCGCGTGGCATGAAAAAACCTTGGGTCAGCTTTTCTGCGATACCAGCGCGAAGGAGATCATCGCCATGCTGCGCGGGCTGATGCAGCAGGCCGGGGTTGATCTGCAGTTGCAAAGCAGCGCCAGCAATTTTGCCGGTGTCGACGGGCACTTCACCTTCGACCTGCAAATGCCTGATAAGAAAGTGGAAGTCACCGCGCGCAACCTCGTGATTGCCACGGGCGGCAAATCGATCCCCAAGATGGGCGCGACCGGGGTCGCCTATGACATCGCGCGCCAGTTCGGCCTGAAAGTAACGGACACGCGCGCGGGGCTGGTGCCCTTCACCTTTGCCGAAGGCCGCTTTGCGCCGCTGGCCGGGGTGGCCACCCCTGCCCGTATCACAGCCGGGACCACGGGATTTGACGAGGCGCTGTTGTTCACCCACCGGGGTCTCTCTGGCCCTGCGGTTTTGCAGGCATCATCTTACTGGCACGAGGGCGAGGCGATCACGGTGAACCTCGCCCCTGAGGGCACCCTTCTGGGCGCATTGCGCGACCAGCGGCAGCAGTCCGGCCGGCGCAACTTTACCACCATCCTCGCGCAGCACTTGCCGTCGCGGTTGGTTGAGTATTTGGGGCAAGAGTTCGATCTATCGGGCAACCTCGCTGATTGGTCGGACGCACGGCTGACCAACTTCGTCGACGCGCTACAGAATTGGCAATTGCACCCCGGCGGAACCGAAGGCTACCGCACGGCGGAGGTGACCCTTGGCGGCGTGGATACCGATGAGCTTTCATCGAAAACCATGGCAGCTAAAGACGTGCCCGGCCTCTATTTCATCGGCGAAGCCGTGGACGTGACCGGCTGGCTGGGCGGGTATAACTTCCAGTGGGCCTGGTCCTCGGGCATGGCTGCAGCGCGGGCGATTGGCGGATAA
- a CDS encoding glutaminase — protein sequence MSSPAKPDLNDVLPRLNDMMREDDHWGDVAAYIPQLATVDPAQFGIAVVTADGQCHVAGDTQVPFSVQSITKVFTLAIALGRSGDQLWHRVGREPSGRAFNSIVQLEQEQGRPRNPFINAGAIVTTDEVLGNREPREALAEIMRFVREAAGTDDIHINDTVAASETDFGHRNFALAHFLKSYGNLINAPERTLGTYFHHCAMEMTVEQLAMAGRFLIEAPEVPRLVAPSRIRRLNALMLTCGHYDGSGDFAYRVGLPGKSGVGGGILAIVPGRASIAVWSPGLNRYGNSQKGTEALALLARHMDWSIF from the coding sequence ATGTCCAGCCCCGCCAAACCTGACCTTAACGATGTGTTGCCGCGCCTCAATGACATGATGCGCGAAGATGACCATTGGGGCGATGTGGCGGCCTATATTCCGCAATTGGCCACGGTTGATCCGGCGCAGTTCGGCATCGCGGTGGTGACGGCAGACGGCCAATGCCATGTGGCGGGCGACACACAGGTGCCGTTTTCAGTGCAGTCGATCACCAAGGTCTTTACGCTGGCCATCGCCTTGGGCCGCTCAGGCGATCAACTATGGCACCGCGTGGGGCGCGAACCTTCCGGGCGGGCGTTCAACTCCATCGTGCAGTTGGAGCAGGAACAGGGCCGCCCGCGCAATCCGTTCATCAATGCAGGCGCGATTGTTACCACCGACGAGGTTCTGGGCAACCGTGAGCCGCGCGAGGCACTGGCCGAGATCATGCGCTTCGTGCGCGAGGCCGCGGGGACCGACGACATCCATATCAACGACACAGTCGCCGCGTCAGAGACCGATTTCGGCCACCGCAACTTTGCTTTGGCCCATTTCCTAAAATCCTATGGCAACCTCATCAACGCGCCTGAGCGAACGCTTGGCACCTATTTCCACCATTGCGCGATGGAGATGACGGTAGAGCAGCTTGCTATGGCGGGCCGTTTCCTCATCGAAGCGCCCGAGGTGCCGCGCTTGGTCGCGCCCAGTCGCATCCGGCGTTTGAACGCGCTGATGCTGACCTGCGGGCATTACGATGGGTCGGGGGATTTCGCCTACCGGGTCGGCCTGCCGGGAAAATCTGGCGTAGGGGGCGGCATTCTGGCGATCGTCCCGGGCCGCGCCAGCATCGCGGTCTGGTCGCCGGGGTTGAACCGCTATGGCAACAGCCAAAAGGGCACCGAAGCATTGGCCCTTTTGGCGCGTCACATGGATTGGTCGATCTTCTGA